The Acidobacteriota bacterium nucleotide sequence ATCATCCGAACGGGGCCAGATGTCATGGGCACCGTGGCAGTCGCTACAGGACGGTGCACTGACCAGTCCTTTCACCAGCAGTGCCCGTGCATGGACACTCCCCATGTATTCGTCGAGGACCGGTCCGAAATGGCAACTGCCACAGGACTGGAGTTGTCGGAGCTTCGAGACCGGCGAGTCACTCTCGTCCAACGGAATAATGGTATGCGGGTCGCCGTGGCACTCCTGGCACTGGACCAACTCGCCGTGGATACTCTCTGCCACGAGACCCTGTTCCGCGTCGTGGCAGTCGGCACAGACCGCACCGCTGGCCGCTGTCATTTCGTGCGCCGACTCGTGACAGGTGTCACAACTCAGGCCCTCATGGACCGAGCCCTCGAGATAGGCCGGCATCTCGTGACAGTTGGCGCAGCCCTCGTCACCCTGCAATCCGGCGAGGGTTCCCTCCGGGTGTGGGTAATCTTCGATCCCCTCGTGGCAGGCGGCGCAGGGCACGTCACCATGGATCGGAGACGGGATCGCATCATGGCAATCGCCACAATCGACGTCCTGGGCATAGGCCGGTAGGAACGAAGCCACACAGCAGAGGAGTAGGAAGGGGACTATCGTGGCGAATCGCATTGTGGATGCCTCGGGATTTGGACGGCTCAGCGGACAGCGTAGCGCACCCGACAGGCAATCGGGAATTCGGATTTCCCTTACGATCGACCTATACTTCGACGCTGAAGACCGTGGAGAGTCCGGTGCCCGAAGATCGATCCAGATCGGAGCAAGAGGATGCGGCCCGCTGGGCGGCCGTCTTCCACGCCGCTCTCCGGGGCGTGGTGACGATCGACTCCAATGGACGAATCCAGTCCATCAATCCTGCGTGCCTGAATATGTTCGGTTACGACGAGGGCGAACTGGACGGCCGCAACGTCCGCTGTCTGATGCCGTCTCCGGACGCCGACCACCACGACGACTACCTGAAGCGGTACCTCAGTTCCGGTAAGGGCAAGATCATCGGAATCGGTCGAGACGTGGTGGCCATGAAGAAGGATGGGACGACATTCCCGATCCATCTCTCGGTCGGAGAATATCGGTTCGAGGGCAACGTCGGTTTCGTCGCCCTGTTGCATGACATGACGGACCAGCGACGGGCCGAGGAGCAGCTCGCCGAGAGCGATCAGATCGTCCGGGCCACGACCGCCGAAGCGAAGATGCATCGCGAACGTCTGGAGCGCATGGACCGAATCAGCCTGGCGGGAGAGATGGCCAGCGGGATCGCCCACGAGGTGAATCAGCCGCTGAGTGCCATCGCCAACTACACCCGGGCGCTCCTTCACATGCTCGAGGTGGAGCAGCTGGGGTCCGAGGACTTACGCAGCACCGTCGAGAAGGTGCGTCTGCAATCTCAGCGAGCCGGCGAGATCGTGGGTCGGATGCGCGATTTCGTCTCCCGGCACCCGTCGGAGCCGGGGCCGACATCGCTCAACGAGGTGATCCAGGAGGTCTTGTCCTTCGCGGAACTGTCGGCCCACGGCCGCAGGGTGACGGTCGAGACCGACCTGTGCGAGGATCTTCCGGAAGTCCTCTTCGATCGCGTTCAGTTGCAGCAGGTTATCCTGAATCTGGTCAACAACGCCGTGGAAGCCTGCACGCTCGTGGGGCCGGAAAAGATCGTGATCCGGAGTTTAAGTGTGGACGGATCGACGATCGCGTTGCATGTCATCGATAACGGCGCAGGAATCGATCCGGTGACGGAGAGTCGTCTGTTCGAGCCGTTCTTCAGCAGCAAACGTAACGGCACGGGGATGGGGCTGGCAATTTCGCACTCGATCGTGGAGTCCCAGGGCGGGACGCTAGGGTTCACCCGCAACGCCGATCGGGGCGTCACATTCTTCGTGGAACTACCGATTCTATGAACCGGGGAGGCCGATGACGGAAGAGCCAATAGTCTGGATCGTTGACGATGACGAGGCGGTCTGCGACAGCCTGCAGCTTCTGTTGAAGACGGTCGGGTTGAACGCCCGCACGTTTCCCGACGGCAAGTCGTTTCTCGATCAGTTCGACGACAGCAACCCCGGTTGTGTCGTGGTCGACCTGCGGATGCCCGGCATGA carries:
- a CDS encoding PAS domain S-box protein, which produces MPEDRSRSEQEDAARWAAVFHAALRGVVTIDSNGRIQSINPACLNMFGYDEGELDGRNVRCLMPSPDADHHDDYLKRYLSSGKGKIIGIGRDVVAMKKDGTTFPIHLSVGEYRFEGNVGFVALLHDMTDQRRAEEQLAESDQIVRATTAEAKMHRERLERMDRISLAGEMASGIAHEVNQPLSAIANYTRALLHMLEVEQLGSEDLRSTVEKVRLQSQRAGEIVGRMRDFVSRHPSEPGPTSLNEVIQEVLSFAELSAHGRRVTVETDLCEDLPEVLFDRVQLQQVILNLVNNAVEACTLVGPEKIVIRSLSVDGSTIALHVIDNGAGIDPVTESRLFEPFFSSKRNGTGMGLAISHSIVESQGGTLGFTRNADRGVTFFVELPIL